Proteins encoded together in one Penaeus vannamei isolate JL-2024 chromosome 11, ASM4276789v1, whole genome shotgun sequence window:
- the LOC138863305 gene encoding mucin-2-like encodes MFDENTPKELAIHKMSSQQASQTGTGATGRSPRELLPFGSVGQFSVGINILIVKASAMAPTALQQLRFALLALLPLASVVVGQICTGEDPNEVWLATGSSHTFTSANHPWLYGPSDSESWIFCAENPEHRIDITCDSFSVGFKLIACLDDYLFISNTDTENKYCGLDMPKNIETNDRGTEVELVVKTLIPFYPGFSCTATAYDPNPDGMCSDAFNPKENEVWLDSESTATFTSPNYPSEYEAGDSTYWVFCATDPDDRILIDCPDFSVGAWLLFCLGDFLSITSAFPETYCGTAGPTNVLTAERGTNVSLTVTELIHFTGFNCTAKAVGTDTVKNPDGTTTADGTTTTDGTTTPDGTTTTDGTTTTDGTTTADGTTTTDGTTTTDGTTTPAETTTTDGTTTTVATTTTDGTTTTDGTTTTDGTTTPAETTTTDGTTTPAETTTTDGTTTPAETTTTAATTTTDGTTTTDGTTTPAETTTTDGTTTPAETTTTDGTTTPAGTTSTAGTTTPAGTTTTAGTTTPAETTTTDGTTTPDGTTTTDGTTTTAGTTTTDGTTNPDETTTTDGTTTPAETTTTAGTTTTAGTTTDGTTTTDGTTTPAETTTTAGTTTTAGTTTTDETTTPAETTTTAGTTTTAGTTTTDGTTTPAETTTTAETTTTAGTTTTAGTTTPAGTTTTAGTTTTAGTTTPAGTTTPAETTTTAGTTTAAGTTTTDGTTTTDGTTAPAETTTTDGTTTTDGTTTTDGTTTPAETTTTAGTTTTDGTTTTAGTTTPAGTTTTDGTTTTDGTTTTAGTTTPTGTTTPDETTTTDGTTTPAGTTTTAGTTTTAGTTTTDGTTTTDGTTTTDGTTTPAETTTTAGTTTNAGTTTTAGTTTADGTTTTAGTTTTAGTTTPAETTTAGTTTPAGTTTPAETTTTAGTTTAGTTTTAGTTTTDGTRTTDGTTTPAETTTTAGTTTTAGTTTPAGTTTAGTTTPAGTTTTAGTTTTDGTTTTDGTTTTDGTTTPAETTTTDGTTTTDGTTTPAETTTTAGTTTTDGTTTTAGTTTPAGTTTTDGTTTTDGTTTPAGTTTTAGTTATAGTTTTDGTTTPAETTTTDGTPTTDGTTTTDGTTTTAGTTTTVGTTTPAGTTTPAETTTAGTTTTDGTTTPAETTTTDGTTTTAGTTSTAGTTTTDGTTTPAGTTTPAETTTDGTTTTDGTTTPAETTTTAGTTTTAGTTTPAGTTTTAGTTTPAGTTTPAETTTAETTTPAGTTTTAETTTTAGTTTTAETTTPAGTTTTAGTTTPAETTTAGTTTPAGTTTPAETTTTDGTTTAGTTTTDGTTTPAETTTPAGTTTTAGTTTPAGTTTTAGTTTPAGTTTTAGTTTPAETTTAGTTTPGTTTPAETTTAGTTTPAGTTTPAETTTAGTTTPAGTTTPAETTTTAGTTTPAGTTTTAGTTTPAETTTVGTTTPAETTTPAETTTIAGTTTPAGTTTTSGTITPAETTTTAGTTTPAGTTTPAETTTTAGTTTPAGTTTPAGTTTPAGTTTPAGTTTPAGTTTPAGTTTPAGTTTPAGTTTPAGTTTPAETTTPAGTTTPAGTTTPAGTTTPAGTTTPAGTTTNAGTTIRRGSKPVVTLPNIFDLIFG; translated from the exons atgttCGACGAAAATACGCCAAAGGAGCTCGCCATTCACAAAATGTCTTCGCAGCAAGCATCCCAG ACCGGCACAGGAGCCACGGGCCGTTCGCCGAGAGAACTTCTCCCTTTCGGTTCAGTTGGTCAATTTTCAGTTGGAATTAACATCCTGATAGTGAAAG CTTCGGCAATGGCACCCACGGCACTCCAGCAGCTCCGCTTTGCTCTCCTG GCCCTTTTGCCTCTTGCATCCGTCGTAGTTGGGCAGATTTGCACTGGCGAAGACC CGAATGAAGTGTGGCTGGCCACTGGGAGCAGCCACACCTTCACCTCCGCGAACCACCCCTGGCTCTACGGACCGTCAGACAGCGAATCCTGGATTTTCTGT GCCGAGAACCCCGAACACCGGATAGATATTACTTGCGATAGTTTCAGCGTTGGCTTCAAACTCATAGCATGCCTGGACGACTACCTCTTCATCTCCAACACTGACACAGAAAACAA ATACTGCGGACTTGATATGCCGAAGAATATAGAGACCAACGATCGAGGAACGGAAGTCGAATTGGTCGTAAAAACCCTTATCCCCTTCTATCCGGGCTTCAGCTGCACTGCCACAGCCTACGACCCTAATCCAGACGGCATGTGCAGCGACGCATTCAACCCAAAAG AGAACGAGGTGTGGCTGGACTCGGAGAGCACCGCGACCTTTACGTCTCCGAACTACCCTTCGGAATATGAAGCTGGAGACAGCACATACTGGGTTTTCTGT GCCACTGACCCCGACGACAGAATATTAATCGACTGCCCCGACTTCAGTGTTGGTGCGTGGCTTCTCTTCTGCCTCGGAGACTTTCTCAGCATCACCTCTGCTTTTCCCGAAAC GTACTGCGGCACTGCTGGTCCGACGAACGTGCTGACGGCAGAGCGAGGGACGAATGTCAGCCTTACCGTCACGGAGCTAATTCACTTCACAGGGTTTAACTGCACAGCAAAAGCCGTAGGCACTGATACAGTCAAAAACCCTGATGGAACCACAACCGCTGATGGAACCACAACTACTGATGGAACCACAACCCCTGATGGAACCACAACCACTGATGGAACCACAACCACTGATGGAACCACAACCGCTGATGGAACTACAACCACTGATGGAACCACAACCACTGATGGAACCACAACCCCTGCTGAAACCACAACCACTGATGGAACTACAACCACTGTTGCAACCACAACCACTGATGGAACCACAACCACTGATGGAACCACAACCACTGATGGAACCACAACCCCTGCTGAAACCACAACCACTGATGGAACCACAACCCCTGCTGAAACCACAACCACTGATGGAACGACAACGCCTGCTGAAACCACAACCACTGCTGCAACCACAACCACTGATGGAACCACAACCACTGATGGAACCACAACCCCTGCTGAAACCACAACCACTGATGGAACCACAACCCCTGCTGAAACCACAACCACTGATGGAACCACAACTCCTGCTGGAACCACATCCACTGCTGGAACCACAACCCCTGCTGGAAccacaaccactgctggaaccaCAACCCCTGCTGAAACCACAACCACTGATGGAACCACAACCCCTGATGGAACCACAACCACTGATGGaactacaaccactgctggaaccaCAACCACTGATGGAACCACAAACCCTGATGAAACCACAACCACTGATGGAACCACAACCCCTGCTGAAAccacaaccactgctggaactacaaccactgctggaacaaCCACTGATGGAACCACAACCACTGATGGAACCACAACCCCTGCTGAAAccacaaccactgctggaacaacaaccactgctggaacgaCAACCACTGATGAAACCACAACCCCTGCTGAAAccacaaccactgctggaaccacaaccactgctggaacgaCAACCACTGATGGAACCACAACCCCTGCTGAAACCACAACCACTGCTGAAAccacaaccactgctggaactacaaccactgctggaaccaCAACTCCTGCTGGAAcaacaaccactgctggaacaacaaccactgctggaaccaCAACTCCTGCTGGAACAACAACCCCTGCTGAaactacaaccactgctggaaccaCAACCGCTGCTGGAACCACAACCACTGATGGAACCACAACCACTGATGGAACCACAGCCCCTGCTGAAACCACAACCACTGATGGAACCACAACCACTGATGGAACCACAACCACTGATGGAACCACAACTCCTGCTGAAAccacaaccactgctggaaccacaaccactgatggaactacaaccactgctggaacaaCAACCCCTGCTGGAACGACAACAACTGATGGAACCACAACCACTGATGGGAccacaaccactgctggaacaaCAACCCCTACTGGAACCACAACCCCTGATGAAACCACAACCACTGATGGAACCACAACCCCTGCTGGAAccacaaccactgctggaactacaaccactgctggaaccaCAACCACTGATGGAACGACAACCACTGATGGAACCACAACCACTGATGGAACCACAACCCCTGCTGAaactacaaccactgctggaaccaCAACCAATGCTGGAAcaacaaccactgctggaaccaCAACCGCTGATGGAAcaacaaccactgctggaacaacaaccactgctggaacaaCAACACCTGCTGAAACCACCACTGCTGGAACCACAACTCCTGCTGGAACAACAACCCCTGCTGAAAccacaaccactgctggaaccacaactgctggaacaacaaccactgctggaacgaCAACCACTGATGGAACCAGAACCACTGATGGAACCACAACCCCTGCTGAAAccacaaccactgctggaactacaaccactgctggaaccaCAACTCCTGCTGgaacaaccactgctggaaccaCAACTCCTGCTGGAAcaacaaccactgctggaaccaCAACCACTGATGGAACCACAACCACTGATGGAACCACAACCACTGATGGAACCACAACCCCTGCTGAAACCACAACCACTGATGGAACCACAACCACTGATGGAACCACAACTCCTGCTGAAAccacaaccactgctggaaccacaaccactgatggaactacaaccactgctggaacaaCAACCCCTGCTGGAACCACAACCACTGATGGAACCACAACCACTGATGGAACCACAACCCCTGCTGGAAccacaaccactgctggaactaCAGCCACTGCTGGAACGACAACCACTGATGGAACCACAACCCCTGCTGAAACTACAACCACTGATGGAACCCCAACCACTGATGGAACCACAACCACTGATGGAAccacaaccactgctggaactaCAACCACTGTTGGAACCACAACTCCTGCTGGAACAACAACCCCTGCTGAAACCACAACTGCTGGAACGACAACCACTGATGGAACCACAACCCCTGCTGAAACCACAACCACTGATGGaactacaaccactgctggaaccaCATCCACTGCTGGAACAACAACCACTGATGGAACCACAACTCCTGCTGGAACAACAACCCCTGCTGAAACCACCACTGATGGAACCACAACCACTGATGGAACCACAACCCCTGCTGAAAccacaaccactgctggaactacaaccactgctggaaccaCAACTCCTGCTGGAAcaacaaccactgctggaaccaCAACTCCTGCTGGAACAACAACCCCTGCTGAAACCACCACTGCTGAAACCACAACTCCTGCTGGAACAACAACCACTGCTGAAAccacaaccactgctggaacaaCAACCACTGCTGAAACCACAACTCCTGCTGGAAcaacaaccactgctggaacaaCAACCCCTGCTGAAACCACCACTGCTGGAACCACAACTCCTGCTGGAACAACAACTCCTGCTGAAACCACAACCACTGATGGAACCACAACTGCTGGAACAACAACCACTGATGGAACCACAACTCCTGCTGAAACCACAACCCCTGCTGGaactacaaccactgctggaaccaCAACTCCTGCTGGAAcaacaaccactgctggaaccaCAACTCCTGCTGGAAcaacaaccactgctggaacaaCAACCCCTGCTGAAACCACCACTGCTGGAACCACAACTCCTGGAACAACAACCCCTGCTGAAACCACCACTGCTGGAACCACAACTCCTGCTGGAACAACAACCCCTGCTGAAACCACCACTGCTGGAACCACAACTCCTGCTGGAACAACAACCCCTGCTGAAAccacaaccactgctggaaccaCAACTCCTGCTGGAAcaacaaccactgctggaacaaCAACCCCTGCTGAAACCACCACTGTTGGAACCACAACTCCTGCTGAAACAACAACCCCTGCTGAAACCACGACCATTGCTGGAACCACAACTCCTGCTGGAACAACAACCACTTCTGGAACAATTACCCCTGCTGAAAccacaaccactgctggaaccaCAACTCCTGCTGGAACAACAACCCCTGCTGAAAccacaaccactgctggaacaaCAACCCCTGCTGGAACAACAACCCCTGCTGGAACAACAACCCCTGCTGGAACAACAACCCCTGCTGGAACAACAACCCCTGCTGGAACAACAACCCCTGCTGGAACAACAACCCCTGCTGGAACAACAACCCCTGCTGGAACAACAACCCCTGCTGGAACAACAACCCCTGCTGAAACAACAACCCCTGCTGGAACAACAACCCCTGCTGGAACAACAACCCCTGCTGGAACAACAACCCCTGCTGGAACAACAACCCCTGCTGGAACAACAACCAATGCTGGAACGACAATACGCAGGGGTTCAAAGCCTGTCGTTACTCTACCTAATATATTTGATTTGATATTTGGTTAG